One segment of Ipomoea triloba cultivar NCNSP0323 chromosome 12, ASM357664v1 DNA contains the following:
- the LOC116000519 gene encoding thioredoxin H4-1-like, with protein sequence MGQCWTQLCGPGNEDEGNTGSAELAGGNVQLVTTMEKWEELISEANNNGQSVLVNFSASWCNPCRQAAPAYRELADKHTTVMFITVDVDKLAEFSSSWDIKATPTFFFLKEGRQVDKLVGGSKQELEKRILAMAETPAAAAAATAS encoded by the exons ATGGGGCAGTGCTGGACTCAG CTATGCGGACCGGGCAACGAGGATGAAGGCAATACGGGTTCAGCAGAGCTTGCTGGGGGAAATGTTCAACTGGTGACGACCATGGAGAAGTGGGAAGAGTTGATATCTGAAGCAAACAATAATGGCCAGAGC GTGCTGGTAAATTTCAGTGCATCGTGGTGCAATCCTTGCCGACAAGCAGCACCGGCGTACCGCGAGCTCGCGGACAAGCATACCACGGTCATGTTTATTACCGTGGACGTTGACAAGTTAGCG GAGTTTAGTTCTTCGTGGGATATAAAAGCGACGCCGACGTTCTTCTTCCTGAAAGAAGGGCGGCAGGTGGACAAGTTGGTCGGCGGCAGCAAGCAGGAGCTGGAGAAGAGAATACTCGCCATGGCGGAGACACCGGCAGcggccgccgccgccaccgcaAGTTGA
- the LOC115998292 gene encoding RING finger and transmembrane domain-containing protein 2-like translates to MEVANGSGSESSSSAVPFPSSSATLTPLRFLRFPVSAILEYSGILRVRPESPESVGLMADGAEPQNAADGSSGSGEVSIRIIGAGEQERGGVEAEEEEDEEAAVEDRGVGGAGVVTDDSGDGGGGNGGGRGSSYQRYDIQRIARWIEQVLPFSLLLLVVFIRQHLQGFFVAIWITAFMFKSNDILRKQTALKGERKICVLLGYFLAFILHVVVVYWWYRNDDLFYPLFMVPPKAIPPFWHAISIILVNDTLVRQVAMALKLLLLMYYKNGRGQNFRRQGQMLTLVEYTLLLYRAMLPTPVWYRFFLNKDYGNLFSSLITGLYLTFKLTSIVEKVQSFFAAIKALSRKEIHYGSYATTEQVNAAGDLCAICQEKMHAPIILCCNHIFCEDCVSEWFERERTCPLCRALVRPADLRSFGDGSTGLFFQLF, encoded by the exons ATGGAAGTAGCAAATGGGTCAGGGTCGGAATCGTCGTCTTCTGCGGTTCCGTTTCCCAGTAGCTCTGCTACGTTGACCCCACTTAGATTCCTTCGATTCCCGGTTTCGGCCATTCTGGAATATTCCGGGATTCTTCGGGTCAGACCCGAGAGCCCGGAGAGTGTGGGTCTCATGGCGGATGGTGCTGAGCCCCAGAACGCGGCGGATGGGAGTAGTGGAAGTGGGGAGGTTTCGATAAGGATAATTGGGGCTGGGGAGCAGGAAAGGGGTGGGGTTgaggcggaggaggaggaggatgaggAGGCGGCGGTTGAGGATAGAGGTGTAGGTGGCGCCGGCGTGGTTACAGATGATTCCGGCGACGGTGGAGGTGGGAATGGTGGTGGGAGGGGCTCTTCTTACCAGAGATATGATATACAGCGGATTGCCAGGTGGATTGAGCAagttcttccgttttctttgcTCCTTCTGGTTGTCTTCATCCGCCAGCACTTGCAAG GTTTCTTTGTTGCAATTTGGATCACTGCTTTCATGTTCAAGTCAAATGACATTCTTCGGAAACAAACAGCTCTTAAG GGAGAGAGAAAGATATGTGTCCTTCTTGGTTATTTTCTGGCCTTCATTCTTCATGTAGTTGTAGTCTACTGGTGGTATAGAAACGATGATCTTTTCTACCCATTATTCATGGTTCCTCCAAAGGCTATCCCGCCCTTCTGGCATGCCATTTCCATCATCCTCGTAAATG aCACATTGGTACGACAGGTCGCAATGGCTTTgaagttgttgttgttaatgtACTACAAAAATGGCAGGGGCCAGAACTTCCGGAGACAG GGCCAAATGCTGACTCTGGTCGAGTACACCTTGCTGCTATACCGTGCAATGTTGCCAACTCCGGTCTGGTATAGATTCTTCTTGAACAAAGATTATGGAAACCTTTTTTCGTCACTGATAACAGGGTTATACTTAACATTCAAGCTTACGTCaatagttgagaaa GTCCAATCTTTCTTTGCTGCTATTAAGGCATTATCCAGGAAAGAAATACACTATGGATCTTATGCAACAACTGAACAG GTAAATGCAGCTGGTGATCTCTGTGCTATTTGCCAGGAGAAGATGCATGCACCGATTATATTGTGTTGTAACCACATCTTCTGTGAAGACTGTGTCTCAGAATG GTTCGAAAGAGAAAGAACGTGCCCTTTGTGCAGAGCCTTGGTTAGACCTGCTGATTTACGATCATTTGGAGATGGATCCACGGGCCTTTTCTTCCAATTATTTTGA